Within the Plectropomus leopardus isolate mb chromosome 15, YSFRI_Pleo_2.0, whole genome shotgun sequence genome, the region TTCTACATTCAGTCTCTCTGATTCTAGTCTCATTTCCTCTTCCTCAGAAACCTACCTCTTTGCTTGCCTGGTTGATTTCTTCAGTAACTGTCCCAGATACACGAGGTACTGCATACTCACTAGGGGTCGACTCAGAGTGGATCTTTAAAGGCCAATTTCAGAACGATAATTTGGAGCAGGAAAAAGCTGATAGCAAATAAATCTGCCAACATCTGACTGCTCCTGAACTTTTCTTGTGAGACTGTCAGAAATAAACAATCTTTGAATTTATTAGAAATGGTTTTCCTTTTGAACTGAACATCGGagtcaaatatatatataccttaATAATAAGAAGCCTCATAagtttgaaaaactaaaaaacttaAATCTAATTAATAATAACctaaatgaatacatgaatCTGCAactgaacaaataaagaaataaaggtggaagtgattttttattttttaagctattttctCTTTAAGATATGCTATGCAGGCTTTTCCttaaaacaatgtatagactcatagaGCTGTCACTTTTGACCTGCTctcagtgtgtggtggtgtgcatttacatggacatgaataacacATTTGTGCTTGAGTTTGGAGTAAGCTGGTTATGTGTTTGAGCTTGTAAAACCATACATTTCTTTATGAGAAACTTAAATATATTAGTTGGAGTCCTCTGAGAGAAACTGAGATGTATACAGGGAATACAAATGACCTGATTTCTCTCTGCTCAAGTAAACATCATATCctgaatatgatcataaccagggtcataaacaggttatttaTGCTCATGTAACCACACTCACTTTGACCCTCAAATCTGCGTGTCATGCAGACTCTAATGTTAACATGATCTGAACTGTCTCTGCAGTTGTGAGACTGGCTTCAAAGACGGCGACCTTTTCATGTCCTATAAGAGCATGTTCCAGGATGTGCGGGACGGTGTGGACTGGGTTCATTTCAAGGTAAAATCATTCTGTGAAACCTTTTTCCAGGCAGTCAGTCCAGTCACAGCCAGCAATccacttattttctttctcacaggggtccttaaaagaaaaaacagttgaaaacctgGAGAAGTACGTGGTAAAGGATGTAAGTAAGCTAGCATAATAACAACTGTTTTtacataatcatcatcatcttgaCTTTCATCATCTAACTTTATAGCACTGCACTACTctgtcaaagtaaaatgttttagtgCAGTCTCATCTTTTTGCTATTTCTGCGTCACTGatgtttgttctgtttctcCTCCACAAAGCCGAagcttcctctcctcctcagtcGCATGAATGAAGTAGCCAAAGTGTTTCTGGCTACCAACAGTGATTACAAATACACAGAGGTGAGAGGAAAGTTTACATTGAGATATGTCAAGGAATGCTTGAAGCAAACCAGAACTTACTGTCTCCTAATGTCATAATGTACAGATTGATTTTAACAGTTGTGTGAATGGTTCCCCactgaaataataatgacagGTGATGGTAATGATGGAGTTTAGTTTACCTTTCTTTGTGCTGTTCTGGGCTGCAATGTTAAAATACACTAAATCCAAGACTCCTGATCAGTAAGGCAGATTGAAGGCCAACATATGCCTCACACACCCACTACATGCAGTGGGGGATTCAATCTCCCCACGCCTGTAGCAGACTGGATTCACACAGCAGTTATGTAGGTTCTCTCAGCTTGGAATTGAAGCTTTTTATAAGAAATCTTAATAACGGATTAATAATTAGGTGGATGGATATAGTCTGGTATAGAACAGATTCCATAGTAACATCAGAAGCCCTTTAAACTTCCTATTATTGGGTTATTTGTATTCCTTAACACACAAAATATGCTCCACATTCCCCCTTTACGGACATTAAAATGACCTCCTTTTTAcatgtaatttattatttttgcaatatcatTTTGTTGAACTATGCCTGTAAAAATCAGTTAAACGTTAATCGTAAAATGAACTCTTCTTTCTTCTTACAGAAAATCATGACCTACCTGTTTGACTTTCCACATGGTCCAAAGGTAACACAGTGATTTAATAACATCTGTACTGTTGGGATTCCCAATAGATTTGGATTAAATCACCTCACTGAGACATTTCTGGGCATATATGGTGTGATGACAGGGGGAGGGAAAATAAGAAACAACAGATCTCATATATCATCAGTGAGATGAGGTGTCAGTAGACATGATACTGTACAAACCGATGTACTTCTAGCATTAGCACATCAATCGCTATATGATTAAGGTTCGTATATAatgcgtttttgttttttaatggccAGCAGACattactgtctttaagaggctgtacctcaggctgagttttaaagctagagtgatgataccGGTTTAATCTTAAACTAGAAGACCCAAGAAATCCATGTTATGCTGGCTTCTCAGGAAAGGGGGTGAAATTTTGCTCCAGTTTGGCTAAATTTGGGGAATGGAAAAAAGGAATCTAAATgaagtctcccctttacagacatgtccactttatgctagtccaatgcagtttttttctgtcatgtaaGAATTGCTTAAACTATTCGATATTGACTtcataaatgttttgaaatgcaaaaaatagaATTGAAAATTTGTGATTAACAAATGTGATTTATTGagattaactattgaaattctgcaattaatcacaatttcaaaaaatgattgatACCTTACTTCTGAACTattgaaatttgaaataataaatgttgtGTGTTGCAGCCCGGTACACCCCACCGACCTTGGAAGTCCTACTTTGACCTGATCCTGGTGGATGCCCGTAAGCCTGTGTTCTTTGGAGAGGGAACAGTGCTGCGGCAAGTTGACACTGTGAGTATGCATGAAGCCTGCATGGACCAAATACCACACTAAAACACCTTTACTTCAATATCTTCAGTTAATTGCAATGTTCTTGGCCTAGTACATTTTACTGTATAAAGCAGATAATTACTTAATGTGTACGAATGTCTAACTGagtgttggggtttttttcagacCACTGGTCGGCTGAAGATTGGCACATACACGGGACCTCTGCAACATGGCATCGTTTACTCTGGAGGTAAGTAATGACCGGAGCCGTAGCtgctgatcagaatttggtagtcgaaggtcaaaggtcagtctGACCTGGTATCTGTCTCAGTCTCTTGaacacagtatctcaagaacaccttttgggaatttcctcaaacctgaaacaaacatccacttgggcTCAAAAATGagatgattagattttggtggtcaaaggtcactgtgtgtgtgtgtgtgtttgtgtttgtgtttgtgtttgtgtttgtttgtttgtgtgtttgtttgtgtgtgtgtgtgtgtgtgtgtgtgtgtgtgtgtgtgtgtgtgtgtgtgtgtgtttggccacAACTCAAGAATAGTAGCTTTTTTGCAGCAACAATCACATTTGGAGCCTTCTGAGTGTCAGTTTGGATTGATTTGCTTTAAGCATTGACTTATTCAGACAAACACCCATCTAAATGTGTCTTAATCTGTCAAAGGTAATATTTGCTTCATGCTTATGAGTCTGATTATTTCTCACTTCACAGTAGCAGATTGTGATTTATgccttgtttaaccctttcaaactcTACATGGTTTGAAGCCCAACTCTAATGGTTGTACACAGATTGAGGaacattttctgacttttgtacttttcatcagctgagaaaaaacaaaagtagtcGCATGATGTAAATTTATCGATAAATTTTAGATAGTCCAGAGTGATTACTTGGGTCTATAAAATGGTAGGATAGGGAGTGAGCAGTCAACAGTCTATGAATAACTTCACTATGCAGCACACTGATATGATGTCTCATAGAAAGGGCTGTGAAACTGAATTATAGGCTGCACAAGTACTACAAACCTCTGATCCTCGTGTGGTGTTGAATCTCAACTATTACTGCAAACTCATATGAAGTCATTAGTTATTGCTTCAGAGATTTTCATGGTGTGAATAAAATTTGCTGAATGACACATTGAAAATACCATATGGGTACTCCAGGGTCCTCAGACATCGTGTGTGACTTGCTGGGTGCTAAAGGAAAAGACATCATCTACATTGGAGACCACATTTTTGGTGacatcctcaaatccaagaagcGCCAGGGCTGGAGGACTTTCCTGGTGATCCCTGAGCTGGCCCAGGAGCTGCACGTGTGGACCGACAAGAGCtgtgagactgaaaaaaaaacacgcacatgcaaacatgctcaTGTGGTTTTGTAACCACACTTTTCTGTTCAGTTATCACAGTTATTTAGCAGTAATAACACTTCACTTTAATTCAGGCTTTGGAagtaatattcatattttaccaTGCATGGCAGAAAATGTGATTCCTGTTGATTTTCATTAGTCTCTATTTCACAAAAAGTAACCAAATGTAACACTGTTACAGCGGAGTAATTCACTGAAACTCAGTTCAGTCTGAGCCAACATAAGATAGTTAAGAgtctgtgaaaagtacaaatacagtatgttgtcatatttttggactgtcctTTTATTAAAGATGGTAACAAAATGTACTAatgcaagtttttgttttttcagccataTTTGAGGAACTTCAGTCTCTGGACTGCTTCCTGGCAGAGCTCTACAAGTGAGTTCTTCTTTGTTAAATCTACTGTTTGTTGTGTCCTGCAATGtattctttaaataataatttcagtgCACCTTTTTAGAGATTCTAGTGGAGGAAAAATCTAGAAATTAgtttctgacagaaaaatatttggtaaacatttatctgaaaatCATATCAGTTGAAAGATGCAATCTTGCAAAACACAggctgtttacattttgcaagTTTATTAAGTTGGCGTGTTTGGTGTGGTAGGATTGCCTCTGTGCATTGTTTGCAGTATTCTTTATGGTGTCCCAGAGAGATGTGGGTCGAAATAATGCCTGGATATTTAATTCACATACTTACTTTATACATATAGATTCATAAAGAGTTTAGTAGAACTGAATATGCATGCTTTACTTGTTCACATGAAATCCCTGTCTTTAATGGAGCTGGTGACTGCTGAATATGTCAGGACATCTCACACAGTTTTGCTCAAGCTCTATACATCAGTGTTCGAAGTGAATTCACCTCTAATGATTCCTGCTTTACTAATGTTCCTGCTTTAAACTGTCATTTCTTAAGCTGATTTTAAAGCATCTACCAGTCAGTGTTCAATTCGgttatttaaactttttggcATTATAGCATCATTACTGCACATTTGCTCCAAATATAATAAGGTCCTCTCCTGGCATTGATTAAATGCCTAAATAATCTAGTTGTGTTCATCAAAATTATGAAAGCTCAGAAAAAACTTACCTGTcgttctaaaaaaataaaaattaagttttgttgggtttttttttttgtcacgcactgttcaaaaatatatattgacatGCAAATTCATGGCATTAATTTGCCTAAAAATTGGCCCCGGAGTGTAAGGCCCTTAAAGTTGCAGTATGCATCAGTCAGAGCCCCCAGGTGAACACCATTAGCCATGTGCACTGAATCAAATATATGTTCTGACAGTGGCGTACTTAGTTAATAAGGTTCAGTTTTTCCTTCAGTGTCTGACACTGACCTGGACTGTGTGATGTCTCTGTGTACAAAAAGTGTAGATATTGGCAGCATGTAAATTAATTCTGCCTTGCAGGGTTTGATATGAAAATCACATATGGAATGGAGCTGGGCTCACAGATCACAGAACATATGTGTTTTGTCCTCAGACATCTGGACAGCAGCAGCAATGAGAGACCAGACATCAGCTCACTGCAGAGACGGATTAAGGTACCACACATCTTCCTCCTGCCTTTGTCTTCAGCAGAGCTCCACCAAAGCAGAGTCCACCAGAAGTCAACCATCATAAGATTCTGAGAGATAATTATGGAAAAGTTGCTGATTGTGTCAATATTTGCATCTCTGCTGCTGGACATCTTGTGGGATGACTGTTGTGACAAATAGCTGTGCCTACAGAGGAGCTCAGTGTGTCCCTGCTGGTGTTTTCTCTTTAACTTTCACAACCCACTAAATGTTTCTGAGCCAGGTTACAGCATTCACTGTTGAACTCTACTACTCATGTACATGGGAACATATTTTTGCTAGGGGGGTGCTGCACAGTAAATATGTGCGAGCATAACTGTATATGTAGATGTGCTCAGGCGAGAGttctgcaggctgcagctcaCTGtatgagacaaacaaacaataacactgTTTTTAATGTGAGTAACCAGTAGCATTTCCAGCCATGACTGTGCCTCCAAAAATGAGGAATTTAAGTCTAAACATGATGTcatcctaaccataaccaagtgcttcttgcacataaacacaacacatgtTAAGCCTGTGGAAACCCAAATTACCAAAAACTTTGATATTATGTAAGTTAGGGTCCTACATGCATtataaaatgcaacaataatTATCAGCAGTAGCCTCAATCCAAATGTGAAATACTGTCATTCTGGTTGTTTCCTGAAGCTTAGTTGATTTGAGCAAAGTTATCCCCAATCCATATCAGCTAATATGGATATAGCCAATCAAAGCTCAGCTGTCAGTTGATACTAGTTTAACATGGCAAACTGAAATCCCTCAACACTCATTTCAATAGGGTGCGTTCAGAAACACTCACTCTTGagtgccagagtgcactctAGCACAAACTGGAGCATTGGTACATTCAGAGCACTGTTTGAATGCACCGTTGACATGTCAGATTCAAGGAattcattttataaaaacatcttttcatatattttctgATAGGCAAAATTTTAAACAACTGTTCAGATGCCTTGCGGAGTTCTCGTTAAACAGCCAGATATTTAAAGACTGTGTTGTTCCATCTTTTGTTAATACGGGTTGCTGCAGCACCCACCTTACTGTGCCCTTCCTACTGTTAGTTGAACACTTCAGCTAATAGCAGTTGTGAAGTAGGTACAGGACTCGAGAGCACTATTACATGTGCATATAATTGtgaatctgtttgttttgtcgtAAGTCTAGGGAATCTTTGGGCAGCGTAGGCTGTCCCAGTTAGCTGCTAGCACACTGCCACATGTTGTGGCAGCTGTTTtgcattacatttattcaagagATGCTGTCATACACAACAGCTTACAATAAGTGTATTCAACCATGTGGATACAACCCCAAAATAGCACGAATGGTGCAGGTGTTTCAGCTTCATCGGATATGCTGATCTACTACAAGTGCTATATTTAGAGACAATAGAGGGTAGAGAGAGAAAGCTGACGGGCTGGGTACATGGTCAGACCATGACTTGGGTGTAGGGTGGACCTGAGCCATTCACAGCCTGGTGCGCAAGTACCTCTGTATTGAATCGGATTCCATTAGCCACAAGGTTCAAGTGCAAGGGTCAGAGGAGCAAGGTCATGGTGGTCAAAAACCTCAGTTGTGTCTGTGTCCTCTCCAGAAAGTGACCCATGACATGGACATGTGCTACGGCATGACGGGAAGCCTGTTTCGCAGTGGATCCCGACAGACGCTGTTTGCCTCTCAAGTGATGCGCTACGCGGACCTGTACGCCGCCTCCTTCATCAACCTGCTCTACTACCCCTTCAGCTACCTGTTCAGAGCCGCACACGTGCTGGTGAGCCTCTCTCAGAGCTCTGACTCGAACAGGAATCTGCGTCTGTCACCTGCACTTCATCTTCTGTTGATACAGTATGTGGCATTacatttcattctctctctcccagATGCCTCATGAGTCAACTGTGGAGCACACCCACATCAACATCATCGACACAGAGTCGCCACTGGCCACACGGAACCGCCACGACGTTGATCTCAAGGAGATGGAGTGCAAACGGCACCAACTGACTCGATCCATCAGCGAGATCCAGCCCCCCCACTTCTTCCCTCAGGCTCCACAGGAGATTACCCACTGCCATGACGAGGACgatgacgaggaggaggaggaagaggaggaggagtagatggagggagaggagcagacGAGGCTCGCTCTCACATCCACTGCATCCTGTTTTATGTTGTAAGTTGATTTCTGAGCCCGGCTGGTGATGAACAAGTCCACTGTGTCTGAGGCTCTTTGACCTGGGTTTGTTTGTGATATGGACTACTGTAGATCTTCCTGAACCTGTCCACAGGtaaaagagcattttttaagtgagtTTAGATTCATGCTTGTGTAAGACTGAGAGGCAGCGGGATGGTGCAGGTGAGGTGAGGAGCAGCTGATCCTCGTGGCTCTGCTGGGtttgtttgaattaaaaaaCCCAAGAAGTTTCTGCTTTCAT harbors:
- the nt5c2a gene encoding 5'-nucleotidase, cytosolic IIa, which codes for MTTSWSDRLQNYADLPANMDGVAMKKYRRETHHRVFVNRSLAMEKIKCFGFDMDYTLAVYKSPEYESLGFDLTVERLVSIGYPQELLNFVYDPSFPTRGLVFDTMYGNLLKVDAYGNILVCVHGFNFLRGPDIREMYPNKFIQRGDTDRFYILNTLFNLPETYLFACLVDFFSNCPRYTSCETGFKDGDLFMSYKSMFQDVRDGVDWVHFKGSLKEKTVENLEKYVVKDPKLPLLLSRMNEVAKVFLATNSDYKYTEKIMTYLFDFPHGPKPGTPHRPWKSYFDLILVDARKPVFFGEGTVLRQVDTTTGRLKIGTYTGPLQHGIVYSGGSSDIVCDLLGAKGKDIIYIGDHIFGDILKSKKRQGWRTFLVIPELAQELHVWTDKSSIFEELQSLDCFLAELYKHLDSSSNERPDISSLQRRIKKVTHDMDMCYGMTGSLFRSGSRQTLFASQVMRYADLYAASFINLLYYPFSYLFRAAHVLMPHESTVEHTHINIIDTESPLATRNRHDVDLKEMECKRHQLTRSISEIQPPHFFPQAPQEITHCHDEDDDEEEEEEEEE